The Platichthys flesus chromosome 8, fPlaFle2.1, whole genome shotgun sequence genome has a window encoding:
- the polr2g gene encoding DNA-directed RNA polymerase II subunit RPB7 has product MFYHISLEHEILLHPRYFGPNLLNTVKQKLFTEVEGTCTGKYGFVIAVTTIDNIGAGVIQPGRGFVLYPVKYKAIVFRPFKGEVVDAVVTQVNKVGLFTEIGPMSCFISRHSIPSEMEFDPNSNPPCYKTVDEDIVIQQDDEIRLKIVGTRVDKNDIFAIGSLMDDYLGLVS; this is encoded by the exons ATGTTTTACCAC ATTTCGTTGGAGCATGAAATCTTGCTACACCCGAGGTACTTTGGTCCGAACCTCCTCAACACCGTGAAGCAGAAGCTATTCACAGAGGTGGAGGGAACCTGTACTGGCAA GTATGGCTTTGTGATCGCAGTCACCACCATTGACAACATTGGGGCAGGTGTAATCCAGCCAGGCAGAGGGTTCGTCCTGTACCCAGTCAAGTACAAGGCCATCGTGTTCCGCCCATTTAAGGGGGAAGTGGTGGACGCTGTGGTCACTCAAGTCAACAAG GTTGGATTGTTCACAGAAATCGGTCCCATGTCTTGCTTCATCTCTCGCCAT TCCATCCCTTCAGAAATGGAGTTTGACCCCAATTCCAACCCTCCTTGTTATAAAACAGTTGATGAG GACATTGTTATCCAGCAAGATGATGAGATCCGGCTCAAGATTGTTGGAACAAGAGTGGATAAGAATGACATT tttgctATTGGATCCCTCATGGATGACTATCTGG GTCTTGTGAGCTGA